In Puntigrus tetrazona isolate hp1 chromosome 18, ASM1883169v1, whole genome shotgun sequence, one genomic interval encodes:
- the ddx6 gene encoding probable ATP-dependent RNA helicase ddx6, translated as MSTARMENPVILGLSNQNGQMRGSVKPAGGPGGGGGGSQTTQPAQVKPSSTVNNGNSQPAPTANTIIKPGDDWKKNLKLPPKDLRMKTSDVTATKGNEFEDYCLKRELLMGIFEMGWEKPSPIQEESIPIALSGRDILARAKNGTGKSGAYLIPLLERIDLKKDSIQALVIVPTRELALQVSQICIQVSKHMGGVKVMATTGGTNLRDDILRLDETVHVVIATPGRILDLIKKGVAKVNQVQMIVLDEADKLLSQDFVQMMEEILSYLPKQRQILLYSATFPLSVQKFMNNHLQKPYEINLMEELTLKGVTQYYAYVTERQKVHCLNTLFSRLQINQSIIFCNSSQRVELLAKKISQLGYSCFYIHAKMRQEHRNRVFHDFRNGLCRNLVCTDLFTRGIDIQAVNVVINFDFPKLGETYLHRIGRSGRFGHLGLAINLITYDDRFNLKGIEEQLGTEIKPIPSSIDKSLYVAEYHSESGEEVKL; from the exons ATGAGTACAGCCAGAATGGAGAATCCAGTGATTCTTGGACTGTCGAATCAAAATGGCCAAATGCGAGGCTCGGTGAAGCCAGCAGGTGGTccaggaggaggtggagggggGTCCCAAACAACGCAGCCAGCCCAGGTCAAACCCTCCAGCACAGTCAACAACGGCAACTCCCAGCCTGCACCCACAGCCAACACTATCATCAA GCCTGGGGATGACTGGAAGAAGAATCTAAAGCTTCCTCCAAAGGATTTGCGCATGAAAACTTCA GATGTGACTGCGACCAAGGGAAACGAGTTTGAGGATTACTGCCTGAAACGGGAACTGCTTATGGGCATCTTTGAAATGGGCTGGGAGAAACCGTCACCCATacag GAGGAGAGCATTCCCATTGCGTTGTCTGGGAGGGACATTCTGGCCAGAGCCAAGAACGGCACAGGAAAAAGTGGCGCCTACCTCATTCCCTTACTTGAACGCATTGACCTGAAGAAAGACAGCATACAAG cGTTGGTTATAGTGCCCACTAGAGAACTGGCTCTACAAGTAAGCCAGATATGTATTCAGGTCAGCAAACACATGGGCGGGGTCAAGGTCATGGCAACTACAGGTGGAACCAACCTCCGTGATGACATCTTGAGACTTGACGAAACAG TGCACGTTGTCATTGCCACTCCAGGAAGAATTTTAGACCTCATCAAAAAGGGAGTGGCCAAAGTCAATCAAGTGCAGATGATAGTGTTGGATGAG GCAGACAAGCTCCTGTCACAGGACTTTGTACAGATGATGGAGGAGATTCTGAGCTATTTGCCCAAACAAAGGCAAATTTTGCTGTACTCTGCCACCTTCCCACTGAGTGTGCAGAAGTTCATG AACAACCATCTGCAGAAGCCCTATGAGATAAACCTGATGGAGGAGCTGACCCTGAAGGGGGTTACTCAGTATTACGCCTATGTAACTGAAAGGCAGAAAGTCCATTGCCTTAATACTCTGTTCTCCAGG ctccAGATCAATCAGTCTATAATCTTCTGCAATTCATCACAGCGAGTGGAGCTCCTGGCAAAGAAGATCTCTCAGCTTGGATACTCCTGTTTCTACATTCACGCCAAGATGAGACAG GAACACAGAAACCGTGTGTTCCATGATTTCAGAAATGGCCTGTGTCGAAATCTCGTCTGCACTG ATCTCTTCACAAGAGGAATTGATATACAAGCTGTGAATGTGGTGATCAACTTCGATTTCCCCAAACTTGGGGAGACGTACCTCCATCGTATTGGCAGATCTG GCCGATTTGGACACTTGGGTCTCGCCATTAATTTGATCACTTACGACGACCGCTTTAACCTGAAGGGTATTGAAGAGCAGCTGGGTACTGAAATCAAGCCCATTCCCAGTAGTATTGATAAGAGTCTATATGTGGCCGAGTACCACAGTGAGAGTGGAGAGGAGGTTAAACTGTGA
- the LOC122362670 gene encoding C-X-C chemokine receptor type 5 produces the protein MSDLSENFVIEDFSGYDFEDLKNVTDGPTNEITYTCKNDSSQLHLFHTVFQPLVYGVVFLVGLTGNGLLLTVLLKRRRNLRITEIYLLHLALADLLLLFTLPFAVTEGVAGWFFGNFLCKILGLLNRLNLVCGSLLLACIGFDRYLAIVHAIPSLQTRRPKTVHLTCAVLWLLCLFVTIPNTVFLSVEKEKNNTSRLLCSYNIHAIHANNWMLTSRFITHLLCFFLPLAIMGYCYTSVIITLCQSQRSLEKQGAIRLALLVTLVFCLCWLPYNITIFMDTLVVFGAVSEENCHARDTLKQVIIVTESIGFSHCCLNPILYAFIGVRFRRDLMQLLAKIKCLRVCLSGGRTKTFHRVSVSEAVTTTTSNQYI, from the exons ATGAGTGATTTATCAGAAAACTTCGTTATTGAA GATTTTTCAGGTTACGATTTTGAAGACTTGAAGAATGTAACAGACGGGCCTACCAATGAAATAACGTACACCTGCAAAAATGACAGTAGCCAACTGCATCTGTTTCACACCGTGTTTCAGCCTCTTGTATACGGTGTGGTTTTTCTGGTTGGCCTAACAGGAAATGGTCTACTCTTGACCGTTCTGCTTAAACGGCGGAGGAACCTGCGCATCACAGAAATCTACCTGCTACATCTGGCACTGGCTGATCTGCTCCTGCTCTTCACCTTACCGTTTGCGGTTACCGAAGGGGTAGCCGGATGGTTTTTCGGAAACTTCCTGTGCAAGATTTTGGGCCTTCTGAATCGCCTAAATCTGGTGTGTGGGAGTCTGCTTTTGGCATGCATCGGCTTCGATCGCTACCTCGCCATCGTGCACGCTATCCCCAGTCTCCAAACCCGTCGGCCTAAGACCGTTCACCTCACCTGTGCAGTGCTCTGGCtcctgtgtttatttgtgaCCATTCCAAACACGGTGTTCCTGTCTgtggagaaagagaagaacaaCACTTCCAGATTATTATGTTCCTATAACATCCATGCCATCCATGCGAACAACTGGATGCTGACCAGTCGCTTCATCACACACCTGCTATGCTTCTTCCTGCCTCTGGCGATTATGGGGTACTGCTACACTTCTGTAATCATCACCCTTTGCCAAAGCCAGAGGAGTCTGGAGAAACAGGGAGCAATTCGACTGGCCCTACTGGTTACACTGGTTTTCTGCCTGTGCTGGTTACCGTATAACATCACCATTTTTATGGATACCCTGGTGGTGTTTGGTGCTGTGTCGGAGGAGAACTGTCATGCTCGTGACACACTGAAACAAGTGATAATAGTCACAGAGAGCATTGGCTTTTCCCATTGTTGTCTGAATCCAATCTTGTATGCCTTCATTGGGGTTCGTTTCCGAAGAGACCTCATGCAGTTGCTCGCAAAGATAAAGTGTCTGCGTGTATGCCTGTCAGGTGGGCGCACAAAGACTTTTCACAGGGTATCGGTCTCAGAGGCTGTTACTACTACAACAAGTAACCAATACATCTAA
- the bcl9l gene encoding B-cell CLL/lymphoma 9-like protein isoform X2 translates to MHSENKLSNHGKQVTSGAQSQLPNVNQAQQQGPAGNQGSKGSGSGNHGVKSNQISPGNPGLKSLNQSGGGVGGIMKTKAKRERSVSMDTGDQRESLTPVLEPDAKVEGVMRSKRRCVLERKQPYSGDEWCSGAETEEEDEKPLSAAHREHVMCASQGHSGSSATGHVSDPGGPALVGPGIRTDLHPRPPQQVVYVFTTSLANSAAEAVMHGHTDSILLYHQQNVPRTKLEQSSGIGKLSNLTEQISSSHSPPIGTPKSQSGTPRPASVGVVGGHLPGTSTPPSTGHPDGESAQSLRAGVTSNSNSRSAVHSMGQGSSGPQSVGVSGPDGVDRPGTIAHHGAGVSPSSSPSALSAHRQSEQGQRGAPGNTDGLSKEQLEHRERSLQTLRDIERLLLRSGAGAGHEEPRGPNGNPNGTNVNNNNSNDGGRGLEDGENGGGNTGNCHSNNAGMPGMPSVGGMKKYEEPLQSIISQTQNLGGPGLDDSLMGPHHVMPPHSHHLSSPSGLDMGPLLGPEGVTPEQLAWRKLQEEYYQEKRRQHEMNPHQHPQHFRMMPEMGMPGGPQMLIRGPPPPYHSKPGDQQWGPGPMVGGGMGGNSRLKDMHQEGPRGPRFLGQMRGPSGGWGYPESPGGILSMEGLGPQRPPRPGMGWLDEIPPNMGGGGPFHGCYPPGGPGGPPQPFQGDLDRSITREEMFRRLHRLDLQQMSRQQQQAGLGGPRMMDNTGGPGFPNPGIGGGPPSRGDPMDFPGSRTIMGSPIGGVGSDGGPTMRDIVDSPLGGNLSMNMGMNINPQGQQLLVQKLRGGPGIGGPLGEMLSPDDISRIRASQNGRGGANKGMIPGPDGPLQFPNQSNFPGSQGDGSYMQQPGPDMFGPDQPGPPHMSNTSRLSHIPMNPGSRGTELGARHPPDLPISVNPMGSPAIPPSHQLKSPSLSQEPSPLMPSPSAAGLKSPSQLPQSGPTHPPLPAASGAGTPSSTSIKSPQVIGPSLGLRSPSGSPGHLKSPTMPVASPGWNASPKTTMPSPGGPPSVKVAGNGGSSSTDTGMSLPPRSSNSTPISQPSNSINPSMPFTSSPDAPPSQNPLSLIMSQMSKYAMPSSTPLYHDAIKTIATSDDEMLPDRPLLPGINMSGNMGNHQSTQMLLTSQGSMGPHSGPQSPMGMVLQGGPQLSHDPSGPMLPSPNPMVMPGMTSAIMGGGGGPPDGIGPCNVSPMHPQNQMGGFPRMQGPLHSPIGGMGQQYPQRPEEVLPPQQMHLLSKGMSHQRPPHQPDTFPSMPMSDGPDLSEVIRPTHTGIPEFDLSRIIPADKPSSTLQYFPKSEAMSQPQQNPHQGQLPPQASSAHLLKQLSSSGPPHSSVPSSNPHIANLQNMMAEQQLPLHPSHSHCGMRPGMGMPQIGSRGMGSGGGMGPICHPGHMMGRTGMSPQQQLQQQHHHQQQQAMMANNLLQHPSHPPRGMLSPQQHPHNLMAQQNLMMMQAKQRGMALPGEHFGQQGALMSPQGPMMGPPHSQSGMMGPQSLRQRSMSLDSPLGYGPGSMANMPF, encoded by the exons GTGAGCATGTGATGTGTGCTAGTCAGGGCCACTCTGGTTCATCTGCCACAGGCCATGTTAGTGATCCTGGAGGTCCGGCACTAGTTGGACCTGGCATTCGCACAGATCTGCACCCTCGTCCTCCTCAGCAAGTAGTGTATGTCTTCACCACAAGCCTTGCCAACAG TGCTGCAGAAGCAGTGATGCATGGCCACACGGACTCCATCCTCTTGTATCACCAGCAGAATGTCCCTCGTACCAAGCTGGAACAG TCTTCTGGCATTGGAAAACTCtccaacctgacagagcagATCAGTTCTAGTCACAGTCCGCCCATTGGCACACCCAAATCCCAAAGTGGTACACCCCGGCCAGCTTCTGTTGGAGTCGTTGGAGGACACCTTCCAGGCACCAGTACTCCTCCTTCTACAGGCCATCCAGATGGTGAGTCAGCCCAATCCCTCCGAGCAGGAGTAACGTCAAACAGCAACAGCCGCTCTGCAGTTCATTCAATGGGCCAAGGAAGTTCTGGTCCACAGTCTGTGGGCGTTTCAGGACCAGATGGAGTGGACAGGCCAGGTACAATTGCCCACCATGGTGCAGGTGTATCTCCTTCTTCAAGCCCCTCTGCTTTATCTGCACACCGTCAGAGCGAACAGGGCCAACGTGGAGCGCCTGGAAACACAGATGGCCTCTCTAAGGAGCAGTTGGAACATCGTGAACGCTCTTTACAGACTCTTCGAGACATTGAGAGGTTACTTCTCCGTAGTGGAGCCGGTGCAGGCCATGAGGAACCAAGAGGTCCTAATGGCAATCCTAACGGCACTaatgttaataacaataatagtaatgacGGAGGTAGAGGTTTGGAAGATGGTGAGAATGGTGGGGGGAATACTGGTAATTGCCACAGCAACAATGCTGGTATGCCTGGTATGCCCTCTGTTGGTGGAATGAAAAAGTACGAGGAGCCATTACAGTCCATCATATCACAGACACAGAATCTTGGTGGACCTGGATTGGATGACTCATTGATGGGCCCGCACCATGTTATGCCACCACATTCCCACCACCTCTCCTCACCCTCAGGTTTAGACATGGGGCCCCTTCTGGGACCCGAAGGTGTAACACCAGAGCAGCTAGCTTGGAGGAAGCTGCAAGAAGAGTACTACCAGGAGAAAAGGAGACAACATGAGATGAACCCCCACCAACATCCCCAGCATTTCCGCATGATGCCAGAGATGGGCATGCCTGGGGGGCCTCAAATGCTGATCAGGGGACCCCCACCACCATATCATAGTAAACCTGGGGATCAGCAGTGGGGGCCAGGGCCAATGGTAGGGGGAGGAATGGGAGGGAATTCACGACTAAAAGACATGCATCAGGAAGGTCCTCGAGGGCCAAGGTTTCTTGGACAGATGCGAGGTCCTTCAGGGGGTTGGGGTTACCCAGAAAGTCCTGGAGGAATTCTAAGTATGGAGGGGTTGGGGCCTCAAAGACCTCCAAGGCCAGGCATGGGCTGGCTAGATGAGATTCCTCCAAACATGGGCGGTGGAGGCCCATTTCATGGGTGCTATCCTCCAGGGGGGCCTGGTGGACCTCCCCAGCCCTTTCAGGGTGATTTGGATCGCTCTATAACACGGGAAGAGATGTTCCGCAGACTTCATAGATTGGACTTGCAGCAAATGTCCAGACAGCAACAGCAGGCAGGGCTTGGAGGTCCTAGGATGATGGATAATACTGGGGGACCAGGCTTCCCCAATCCTGGAATTGGAGGAGGCCCGCCCTCCCGTGGTGATCCAATGGACTTTCCTGGTTCTCGGACTATAATGGGCTCTCCTATTGGGGGAGTAGGCAGTGATGGTGGCCCCACAATGAGAGACATAGTTGACTCTCCTTTAGGGGGTAATCTCAGTATGAATATGGGCATGAATATAAATCCACAGGGCCAGCAGTTGTTGGTTCAGAAGCTGAGGGGGGGTCCAGGAATTGGCGGGCCGCTTGGGGAGATGTTGAGCCCTGATGACATCTCCCGCATAAGGGCTTCACAGAATGGTCGGGGTGGTGCTAACAAAGGAATGATCCCTGGCCCAGATGGACCTCTTCAGTTTCCCAACCAGAGCAACTTTCCTGGTAGTCAGGGTGATGGCTCATATATGCAGCAGCCAGGCCCTGATATGTTTGGGCCAGACCAGCCAGGTCCTCCCCACATGAGCAACACCTCAAGACTTAGCCACATTCCCATGAACCCTGGCTCAAGAGGCACAGAACTTGGTGCCCGGCACCCTCCTGATCTGCCCATTAGTGTTAACCCAATGGGTTCCCCAGCTATACCCCCATCTCACCAGCTCAAATCGCCCTCTCTAAGTCAGGAGCCATCACCCCTCATGCCTTCACCCTCAGCAGCAGGCCTGAAATCACCCAGCCAACTACCACAAAGTGGTCCAACTCACCCTCCTCTACCAGCAGCCTCTGGTGCTGGAACACCCTCTTCGACATCTATTAAATCCCCCCAAGTAATAGGCCCTTCTCTTGGTCTTCGTTCACCATCTGGCTCCCCAGGACACCTTAAATCTCCAACCATGCCTGTTGCTTCACCTGGCTGGAATGCCTCACCCAAGACTACTATGCCTAGCCCTGGGGGGCCTCCTAGTGTCAAGGTTGCAGGCAATGGAGGTAGCAGCTCCACTGATACAG gTATGTCCCTGCCACCTAGGAGTTCCAACTCAACACCCATCAGTCAACCTTCCAACTCTATCAATCCTAGTATGCCTTTCACATCCTCGCCAGATGCCCCTCCCTCCCAGAATCCTTTATCCTTAATAATGTCTCAGATGTCAAAGTATGCCATGCCCAGCTCCACTCCGCTGTACCATGATGCCATCAAGACAATTGCCACATCAGATGACGAGATGCTACCCGATAGACCCCTCCTACCTGGAATCAACATGTCAG GCAACATGGGAAATCACCAGTCTACGCAGATGCTTCTCACCTCGCAGGGTTCAATGGGACCTCACAGTGGTCCGCAAAGTCCAATGGGAATGGTTCTCCAAGGAGGTCCACAGCTATCCCACGATCCTTCTGGACCTATGCTCCCATCCCCTAACCCTATGGTAATGCCAGGAATGACCTCAGCAATAATGGGAGGTGGAGGGGGACCTCCAGATGGAATAGGGCCTTGTAATGTTTCCCCAATGCATCCCCAAAACCAGATGGGAGGATTCCCTCGCATGCAGGGACCTCTTCACTCCCCTATTGGTGGAATGGGGCAGCAGTACCCCCAGCGCCCCGAAGAGGTCTTGCCACCCCAACAGATGCACCTTTTAAGCAAAGGCATGTCTCACCAGCGGCCTCCTCACCAACCAGACACTTTTCCATCCATGCCCATGAGTGATGGTCCAGACCTGAGTGAGGTCATCAGGCCTACACATACAGGCATTCCAGAGTTTGATCTTTCACGTATCATTCCCGCGGACAAGCCCAGCAGCACCCTGCAGTACTTCCCCAAAAGTGAAGCCATGTCCCAGCCACAGCAAAATCCACACCAGGGCCAGCTGCCCCCACAGGCTTCCTCTGCTCATCTTCTTAAACAGCTCTCTTCATCTGGACCTCCCCATAGCAGCGTCCCCTCCTCCAACCCCCATATTGCGAACCTACAGAACATGATGGCTGAGCAACAGCTGCCTCTACACCCCTCGCATTCGCATTGTGGGATGCGTCCAGGTATGGGCATGCCTCAGATTGGCTCTAGGGGCATGGGATCAGGAGGTGGGATGGGGCCCATATGCCACCCTGGGCACATGATGGGCAGGACAGGCATGTCTCCACAACAACAGCTCCAGCAACAACATCaccatcagcagcagcaggccATGATGGCCAACAACCTCTTACAACACCCATCCCACCCTCCCCGTGGCATGCTGTCTCCACAGCAGCACCCTCATAATCTTATGGCCCAGCAGAATCTAATGATGATGCAGGCTAAGCAGAGGGGCATGGCTCTCCCTGGGGAACACTTTGGCCAGCAGGGCGCCCTCATGTCCCCTCAGGGGCCTATGATGGGACCTCCACATTCACAGTCAGGCATGATGGGCCCCCAGAGTCTTAGACAACGAAGCATGTCCCTGGACAGCCCACTGGGCTATGGGCCTGGAAGTATGGCCAACATGCCCTTTTAA
- the bcl9l gene encoding B-cell CLL/lymphoma 9-like protein isoform X1: MHSENKLSNHGKQVTSGAQSQLPNVNQAQQQGPAGNQGSKGSGSGNHGVKSNQISPGNPGLKSLNQSGGGVGGIMKTKAKRERSVSMDTGDQRESLTPVLEPDAKVEGVMRSKRRCVLERKQPYSGDEWCSGAETEEEDEKPLSAAHREHVMCASQGHSGSSATGHVSDPGGPALVGPGIRTDLHPRPPQQVVYVFTTSLANSAAEAVMHGHTDSILLYHQQNVPRTKLEQSSGIGKLSNLTEQISSSHSPPIGTPKSQSGTPRPASVGVVGGHLPGTSTPPSTGHPDGESAQSLRAGVTSNSNSRSAVHSMGQGSSGPQSVGVSGPDGVDRPGTIAHHGAGVSPSSSPSALSAHRQSEQGQRGAPGNTDGLSKEQLEHRERSLQTLRDIERLLLRSGAGAGHEEPRGPNGNPNGTNVNNNNSNDGGRGLEDGENGGGNTGNCHSNNAGMPGMPSVGGMKKYEEPLQSIISQTQNLGGPGLDDSLMGPHHVMPPHSHHLSSPSGLDMGPLLGPEGVTPEQLAWRKLQEEYYQEKRRQHEMNPHQHPQHFRMMPEMGMPGGPQMLIRGPPPPYHSKPGDQQWGPGPMVGGGMGGNSRLKDMHQEGPRGPRFLGQMRGPSGGWGYPESPGGILSMEGLGPQRPPRPGMGWLDEIPPNMGGGGPFHGCYPPGGPGGPPQPFQGDLDRSITREEMFRRLHRLDLQQMSRQQQQAGLGGPRMMDNTGGPGFPNPGIGGGPPSRGDPMDFPGSRTIMGSPIGGVGSDGGPTMRDIVDSPLGGNLSMNMGMNINPQGQQLLVQKLRGGPGIGGPLGEMLSPDDISRIRASQNGRGGANKGMIPGPDGPLQFPNQSNFPGSQGDGSYMQQPGPDMFGPDQPGPPHMSNTSRLSHIPMNPGSRGTELGARHPPDLPISVNPMGSPAIPPSHQLKSPSLSQEPSPLMPSPSAAGLKSPSQLPQSGPTHPPLPAASGAGTPSSTSIKSPQVIGPSLGLRSPSGSPGHLKSPTMPVASPGWNASPKTTMPSPGGPPSVKVAGNGGSSSTDTGMSLPPRSSNSTPISQPSNSINPSMPFTSSPDAPPSQNPLSLIMSQMSKYAMPSSTPLYHDAIKTIATSDDEMLPDRPLLPGINMSVGNMGNHQSTQMLLTSQGSMGPHSGPQSPMGMVLQGGPQLSHDPSGPMLPSPNPMVMPGMTSAIMGGGGGPPDGIGPCNVSPMHPQNQMGGFPRMQGPLHSPIGGMGQQYPQRPEEVLPPQQMHLLSKGMSHQRPPHQPDTFPSMPMSDGPDLSEVIRPTHTGIPEFDLSRIIPADKPSSTLQYFPKSEAMSQPQQNPHQGQLPPQASSAHLLKQLSSSGPPHSSVPSSNPHIANLQNMMAEQQLPLHPSHSHCGMRPGMGMPQIGSRGMGSGGGMGPICHPGHMMGRTGMSPQQQLQQQHHHQQQQAMMANNLLQHPSHPPRGMLSPQQHPHNLMAQQNLMMMQAKQRGMALPGEHFGQQGALMSPQGPMMGPPHSQSGMMGPQSLRQRSMSLDSPLGYGPGSMANMPF; encoded by the exons GTGAGCATGTGATGTGTGCTAGTCAGGGCCACTCTGGTTCATCTGCCACAGGCCATGTTAGTGATCCTGGAGGTCCGGCACTAGTTGGACCTGGCATTCGCACAGATCTGCACCCTCGTCCTCCTCAGCAAGTAGTGTATGTCTTCACCACAAGCCTTGCCAACAG TGCTGCAGAAGCAGTGATGCATGGCCACACGGACTCCATCCTCTTGTATCACCAGCAGAATGTCCCTCGTACCAAGCTGGAACAG TCTTCTGGCATTGGAAAACTCtccaacctgacagagcagATCAGTTCTAGTCACAGTCCGCCCATTGGCACACCCAAATCCCAAAGTGGTACACCCCGGCCAGCTTCTGTTGGAGTCGTTGGAGGACACCTTCCAGGCACCAGTACTCCTCCTTCTACAGGCCATCCAGATGGTGAGTCAGCCCAATCCCTCCGAGCAGGAGTAACGTCAAACAGCAACAGCCGCTCTGCAGTTCATTCAATGGGCCAAGGAAGTTCTGGTCCACAGTCTGTGGGCGTTTCAGGACCAGATGGAGTGGACAGGCCAGGTACAATTGCCCACCATGGTGCAGGTGTATCTCCTTCTTCAAGCCCCTCTGCTTTATCTGCACACCGTCAGAGCGAACAGGGCCAACGTGGAGCGCCTGGAAACACAGATGGCCTCTCTAAGGAGCAGTTGGAACATCGTGAACGCTCTTTACAGACTCTTCGAGACATTGAGAGGTTACTTCTCCGTAGTGGAGCCGGTGCAGGCCATGAGGAACCAAGAGGTCCTAATGGCAATCCTAACGGCACTaatgttaataacaataatagtaatgacGGAGGTAGAGGTTTGGAAGATGGTGAGAATGGTGGGGGGAATACTGGTAATTGCCACAGCAACAATGCTGGTATGCCTGGTATGCCCTCTGTTGGTGGAATGAAAAAGTACGAGGAGCCATTACAGTCCATCATATCACAGACACAGAATCTTGGTGGACCTGGATTGGATGACTCATTGATGGGCCCGCACCATGTTATGCCACCACATTCCCACCACCTCTCCTCACCCTCAGGTTTAGACATGGGGCCCCTTCTGGGACCCGAAGGTGTAACACCAGAGCAGCTAGCTTGGAGGAAGCTGCAAGAAGAGTACTACCAGGAGAAAAGGAGACAACATGAGATGAACCCCCACCAACATCCCCAGCATTTCCGCATGATGCCAGAGATGGGCATGCCTGGGGGGCCTCAAATGCTGATCAGGGGACCCCCACCACCATATCATAGTAAACCTGGGGATCAGCAGTGGGGGCCAGGGCCAATGGTAGGGGGAGGAATGGGAGGGAATTCACGACTAAAAGACATGCATCAGGAAGGTCCTCGAGGGCCAAGGTTTCTTGGACAGATGCGAGGTCCTTCAGGGGGTTGGGGTTACCCAGAAAGTCCTGGAGGAATTCTAAGTATGGAGGGGTTGGGGCCTCAAAGACCTCCAAGGCCAGGCATGGGCTGGCTAGATGAGATTCCTCCAAACATGGGCGGTGGAGGCCCATTTCATGGGTGCTATCCTCCAGGGGGGCCTGGTGGACCTCCCCAGCCCTTTCAGGGTGATTTGGATCGCTCTATAACACGGGAAGAGATGTTCCGCAGACTTCATAGATTGGACTTGCAGCAAATGTCCAGACAGCAACAGCAGGCAGGGCTTGGAGGTCCTAGGATGATGGATAATACTGGGGGACCAGGCTTCCCCAATCCTGGAATTGGAGGAGGCCCGCCCTCCCGTGGTGATCCAATGGACTTTCCTGGTTCTCGGACTATAATGGGCTCTCCTATTGGGGGAGTAGGCAGTGATGGTGGCCCCACAATGAGAGACATAGTTGACTCTCCTTTAGGGGGTAATCTCAGTATGAATATGGGCATGAATATAAATCCACAGGGCCAGCAGTTGTTGGTTCAGAAGCTGAGGGGGGGTCCAGGAATTGGCGGGCCGCTTGGGGAGATGTTGAGCCCTGATGACATCTCCCGCATAAGGGCTTCACAGAATGGTCGGGGTGGTGCTAACAAAGGAATGATCCCTGGCCCAGATGGACCTCTTCAGTTTCCCAACCAGAGCAACTTTCCTGGTAGTCAGGGTGATGGCTCATATATGCAGCAGCCAGGCCCTGATATGTTTGGGCCAGACCAGCCAGGTCCTCCCCACATGAGCAACACCTCAAGACTTAGCCACATTCCCATGAACCCTGGCTCAAGAGGCACAGAACTTGGTGCCCGGCACCCTCCTGATCTGCCCATTAGTGTTAACCCAATGGGTTCCCCAGCTATACCCCCATCTCACCAGCTCAAATCGCCCTCTCTAAGTCAGGAGCCATCACCCCTCATGCCTTCACCCTCAGCAGCAGGCCTGAAATCACCCAGCCAACTACCACAAAGTGGTCCAACTCACCCTCCTCTACCAGCAGCCTCTGGTGCTGGAACACCCTCTTCGACATCTATTAAATCCCCCCAAGTAATAGGCCCTTCTCTTGGTCTTCGTTCACCATCTGGCTCCCCAGGACACCTTAAATCTCCAACCATGCCTGTTGCTTCACCTGGCTGGAATGCCTCACCCAAGACTACTATGCCTAGCCCTGGGGGGCCTCCTAGTGTCAAGGTTGCAGGCAATGGAGGTAGCAGCTCCACTGATACAG gTATGTCCCTGCCACCTAGGAGTTCCAACTCAACACCCATCAGTCAACCTTCCAACTCTATCAATCCTAGTATGCCTTTCACATCCTCGCCAGATGCCCCTCCCTCCCAGAATCCTTTATCCTTAATAATGTCTCAGATGTCAAAGTATGCCATGCCCAGCTCCACTCCGCTGTACCATGATGCCATCAAGACAATTGCCACATCAGATGACGAGATGCTACCCGATAGACCCCTCCTACCTGGAATCAACATGTCAG tagGCAACATGGGAAATCACCAGTCTACGCAGATGCTTCTCACCTCGCAGGGTTCAATGGGACCTCACAGTGGTCCGCAAAGTCCAATGGGAATGGTTCTCCAAGGAGGTCCACAGCTATCCCACGATCCTTCTGGACCTATGCTCCCATCCCCTAACCCTATGGTAATGCCAGGAATGACCTCAGCAATAATGGGAGGTGGAGGGGGACCTCCAGATGGAATAGGGCCTTGTAATGTTTCCCCAATGCATCCCCAAAACCAGATGGGAGGATTCCCTCGCATGCAGGGACCTCTTCACTCCCCTATTGGTGGAATGGGGCAGCAGTACCCCCAGCGCCCCGAAGAGGTCTTGCCACCCCAACAGATGCACCTTTTAAGCAAAGGCATGTCTCACCAGCGGCCTCCTCACCAACCAGACACTTTTCCATCCATGCCCATGAGTGATGGTCCAGACCTGAGTGAGGTCATCAGGCCTACACATACAGGCATTCCAGAGTTTGATCTTTCACGTATCATTCCCGCGGACAAGCCCAGCAGCACCCTGCAGTACTTCCCCAAAAGTGAAGCCATGTCCCAGCCACAGCAAAATCCACACCAGGGCCAGCTGCCCCCACAGGCTTCCTCTGCTCATCTTCTTAAACAGCTCTCTTCATCTGGACCTCCCCATAGCAGCGTCCCCTCCTCCAACCCCCATATTGCGAACCTACAGAACATGATGGCTGAGCAACAGCTGCCTCTACACCCCTCGCATTCGCATTGTGGGATGCGTCCAGGTATGGGCATGCCTCAGATTGGCTCTAGGGGCATGGGATCAGGAGGTGGGATGGGGCCCATATGCCACCCTGGGCACATGATGGGCAGGACAGGCATGTCTCCACAACAACAGCTCCAGCAACAACATCaccatcagcagcagcaggccATGATGGCCAACAACCTCTTACAACACCCATCCCACCCTCCCCGTGGCATGCTGTCTCCACAGCAGCACCCTCATAATCTTATGGCCCAGCAGAATCTAATGATGATGCAGGCTAAGCAGAGGGGCATGGCTCTCCCTGGGGAACACTTTGGCCAGCAGGGCGCCCTCATGTCCCCTCAGGGGCCTATGATGGGACCTCCACATTCACAGTCAGGCATGATGGGCCCCCAGAGTCTTAGACAACGAAGCATGTCCCTGGACAGCCCACTGGGCTATGGGCCTGGAAGTATGGCCAACATGCCCTTTTAA